The Primulina tabacum isolate GXHZ01 chromosome 16, ASM2559414v2, whole genome shotgun sequence genome window below encodes:
- the LOC142528643 gene encoding transmembrane 9 superfamily member 12-like encodes MALRLIMRRKSLAALAYLVLLLETCYGFYLPGSYMHTYSTGDEIYAKVNSLTSIETELPFSYYSLPYCQPQGGIKKSAENLGELLMGDQIDNSPYRFRMNVNESVYLCTTLPLNEHDVKLLKQRSRDLYQVNMNLDNLPALRYTIQNGIKIPWTGFPVGYSPQDSNDDYLINHLKFTIFIHEYEGAGVEIIGTGEESMGVISEADKKKVSGYEIVGFEVVYCSIKYDPEKMPKKMYENIASVSCPRELDKSQIIREQEKVSFTYEVQFVKSNTRWPSRWDAYLKMEGSRVHWFSILNSLMVIFFLAGIVFVIFLRTVRRDLTRYEELDKEAQAQMNEELSGWKLVVGDVFREPNYSKLLCVMIGDGVQITGMAAVTIIFAALGFMSPASRGMLLTGMILLYLFLGIVAGYVGVRMWRTLKGTSEGWRSVSWLISCFFPGIVFIILSILNFILWGSNSTGAIPISLYFILLSLWFCISVPLTLLGGFLGIRAEPIQYPVRTNQIPREIPERGYPSWLLVLGAGTLPFGTLFIELFFIISSIWLGRFYYVFGFLLIVLLLLVIVCAEVSVVLTYMHLCVEDWTWWWKAFYASGSVSLYVFLYSIKYLVFDLQSLSGPVSATLYLGYSLIMAIAIMLATGTIGLLTSFYFVHYLFSSVKID; translated from the coding sequence ATGGCGCTGCGTTTGATTATGAGAAGGAAATCACTCGCTGCTTTGGCATACTTGGTTCTCTTATTGGAAACGTGTTATGGTTTTTATCTACCTGGAAGCTATATGCATACATATTCAACAGGAGATGAAATTTACGCCAAAGTGAATTCATTGACATCCATTGAAACCGAGCTTCCTTTTAGCTATTACAGTCTTCCTTATTGCCAACCGCAAGGGGGAATCAAGAAAAGTGCTGAAAACCTTGGAGAATTGCTGATGGGAGATCAAATCGACAACTCTCCATACCGTTTTCGGATGAATGTCAATGAATCAGTGTACCTCTGCACCACTCTTCCATTGAATGAGCATGATGTAAAGCTTTTGAAACAGAGATCTCGGGATCTCTATCAGGTGAACATGAATCTGGATAATTTACCTGCTTTAAGATATACCATCCAGAATGGAATTAAAATTCCATGGACTGGCTTCCCGGTTGGATACAGTCCTCAGGACAGTAATGATGATTATTTAATCAACCATCTCAAATTTACTATTTTCATTCACGAGTATGAAGGAGCTGGTGTGGAGATAATTGGTACTGGGGAAGAAAGTATGGGTGTCATTTCAGAAGCTGATAAAAAGAAGGTGTCTGGTTACGAGATTGTTGGTTTTGAAGTTGTCTATTGCAGTATAAAATATGATCCTGAGAAAATGCCTAAAAAAATGTATGAGAACATAGCATCTGTAAGTTGCCCACGGGAGCTAGACAAGTCCCAAATCATAAGGGAGCAAGAGAAAGTGTCATTCACATATGAGGTTCAGTTTGTAAAGAGCAACACCAGGTGGCCATCTCGGTGGGATGCTTATTTGAAGATGGAAGGTTCCCGGGTTCACTGGTTTTCAATTCTCAATTCGTTGATGGTGATTTTCTTCTTAGCAGGAATTGTATTTGTCATCTTTCTGAGAACAGTGAGAAGGGATTTGACAAGGTATGAAGAATTGGACAAAGAAGCTCAGGCTCAGATGAATGAGGAGCTTTCTGGTTGGAAGCTTGTGGTTGGTGATGTCTTCAGAGAACCAAATTATTCAAAATTACTTTGTGTAATGATTGGAGATGGAGTTCAAATTACTGGGATGGCAGCCGTCACTATTATTTTTGCAGCTCTTGGTTTTATGTCACCAGCTTCAAGAGGAATGCTATTGACTGGAATGATATTGCTTTATCTTTTCCTTGGAATTGTCGCTGGATATGTTGGTGTTCGTATGTGGAGGACTCTGAAAGGAACATCTGAAGGATGGAGATCAGTTTCCTGGTTAATTTCATGCTTTTTTCCGGGAATCGTTTTTATTATACTATCTATCTTGAATTTCATCCTTTGGGGTAGTAATAGTACTGGTGCTATCCCCATTTCTTTATATTTCATATTGTTGTCACTTTGGTTTTGTATATCGGTGCCACTCACTCTCTTGGGAGGATTCTTAGGCATTCGAGCCGAGCCTATTCAATACCCTGTCCGGACTAATCAAATCCCTAGAGAAATACCTGAACGTGGATATCCCTCATGGCTTCTGGTTCTTGGAGCAGGCACCCTTCCTTTCGGGACCCTCTTTATCGAACTTTTCTTCATAATTTCCAGCATTTGGCTCGGAAGATTTTATTATGTCTTTGGCTTCCTTCTTATCGTCCTCCTCTTGTTAGTCATTGTCTGTGCAGAAGTTTCGGTGGTTCTAACTTATATGCATCTGTGTGTTGAGGACTGGACATGGTGGTGGAAGGCATTCTATGCCTCCGGTTCAGTTTCTCTCTATGTGTTCTTGTACTCGATTAAGTATTTGGTTTTTGATCTCCAGAGCTTGAGTGGGCCAGTTTCTGCTACACTTTACCTTGGCTACTCTTTGATAATGGCTATTGCAATCATGCTTGCAACCGGCACGATTGGTCTCCTTACGTCGTTCTATTTTGTACATTACCTTTTTTCATCAGTGAAGATCGATTGA